The following are encoded in a window of Danio aesculapii chromosome 12, fDanAes4.1, whole genome shotgun sequence genomic DNA:
- the bnip3 gene encoding BCL2/adenovirus E1B 19 kDa protein-interacting protein 3: MSIEKQSVSEENLQGSWVELHFNNGGGSTSKAATDEQSASTAPSGDLEKMLLDAQHESGRSSSRGSLPCDSPPRSQTPLHLRRGSEVHSSGEKNSSQSEEDYLERRKEVEILMKKNADWIWDWSSRPENLPPKEFLLRHPKRSSTLSMRNTSVMKKGGIFSAEFLKVFLPSLVLSHILAVGLGVYIGRRFTSSGTF; this comes from the exons ATGTCGATTGAAAAGCAAAGCGTGTCTGAAGAAAACCTTCAGG GTTCCTGGGTGGAGCTGCATTTTAATAATGGAGGAGGCAGCACTTCTAAAGCAGCCACGGATGAACAGTCTGCCAGCACGGCCCCGAGTGGAGACCTGGAGAAGATGCTTCTGGATGCTCAGCACGAGTCGGGTCGGAGCAGCTCCAGAGGAAGCCTACCATGCGACAG TCCTCCAAGATCCCAGACCCCTTTGCACTTGCGCAGGGGCTCCGAGGTCCACAGCTCTGGAGAAAAGAACAGCTCACAg TCAGAGGAAGACTATTTGGAGAGGAGAAAAGAGGTGGAGATCCTGATGAAGAAAAATGCTGACTGGATCTGGGACTGGTCGAGTCGCCCAGAAAACCTGCCACCCAA GGAGTTTCTGCTGCGGCACCCGAAGCGCTCCAGCACACTCAGCATGAGGAACACCAGTGTGATGAAGAAAGGAGGAATCTTCTCTGCTGAGTTCCTAAAAGTCTTCCTGCCCTCTCTGGTCCTCTCACACATCCTCGCTGTGGGTCTCGG GGTGTACATCGGAAGGCGTTTTACTAGTTCTGGCACCTTCTGA